One Prevotella intermedia ATCC 25611 = DSM 20706 DNA window includes the following coding sequences:
- a CDS encoding YfhO family protein, which produces MNTLKKCLPDAIVVALFAVISFAYFLVPVSQGKILFRHDSQAGVGMGQELTEYEQRTGEVTRWTNSLFSGMPTYQISPAYSSTDGLSAVMAAYHLWLPDYVWFLFAYLLGFYVLLRAFNFRQSLAALGSILWAFSSYFLIIIAAGHLWKVMALAYLPPMIAGVVLAYRGKYLWGFIVTAVFTAFEVKANHVQMTYYYLFIVLFMVVAYLVQAIREKRLQHFLKASGVLVAAALIGVAINISNLYHTWEYQKESMRGKSELTKANSANQTSSGLDRDYITQWSYGVDETLTLLVPDAKGGASVPLSQNATAMAKANPEVQNMLPQLYEAVPQYFGTQPGTSGPVYVGAFVLFLFVLGLFIVKTPLKWALLAATILSVLLSWGHNFMGFTNFFLDYVPMYAKFRTVASILVIAEFTIPLLAALALKRIVDEPTVLTKNMKFVYASLALTAGVALVMALMPSMMGPFISEQERQMLSGIQGMTPDVQNMMLSSIATMRAAMVSADAWRSIIVIIIGVAMLLLFKAQKIKPLYLIVGISALCLIDLWQVDKRYLNDEMFVPKSERDTPQQATATDMEILKDKALSYRVLNFSSGAFNENNTSYFHKSIGGYHPAKLRRYQEMIDKYIAPEMQAAMQAIGSKGGVMSEVDGRKVFPVLNMLNAKYFIVPLQGNATTQLQNPYAQGNGWFVDKLTYVADANAEYAEVGKIDVSHEAVADKKFEAVLGQTAANDSTASVVLTKYEPNSLTYTVNSAKGGVVVFSEVYYPGWSATIDGQPAELGRVNYILRALNVKAGKHEVVLEFHPSSISTTETIAYVALIALLLAICAALFVEWKKQKAAKE; this is translated from the coding sequence ATGAATACTTTGAAGAAATGTCTGCCCGATGCGATTGTTGTCGCACTCTTTGCAGTAATCTCTTTTGCTTATTTTTTAGTGCCTGTATCGCAAGGCAAGATACTTTTCCGCCACGATTCGCAAGCAGGTGTGGGTATGGGACAGGAACTTACCGAGTACGAACAACGTACTGGCGAGGTAACACGATGGACAAACTCGCTTTTCAGTGGTATGCCGACCTATCAAATATCGCCTGCATACAGTTCCACCGATGGACTTTCGGCAGTTATGGCAGCCTATCATCTTTGGTTGCCCGACTATGTTTGGTTCCTCTTTGCCTATCTCTTGGGCTTCTATGTCCTGCTTCGTGCGTTTAACTTCCGCCAGTCGTTGGCTGCATTAGGCAGTATTTTGTGGGCATTTTCTTCCTATTTCCTTATCATTATCGCCGCCGGACACCTCTGGAAGGTAATGGCATTGGCTTATCTTCCGCCGATGATAGCAGGCGTGGTGCTGGCTTATCGGGGCAAATACCTGTGGGGCTTCATCGTTACAGCGGTGTTCACAGCCTTTGAAGTAAAAGCCAATCACGTGCAAATGACTTACTACTACCTCTTCATCGTGCTGTTTATGGTGGTTGCCTACCTTGTGCAAGCCATTCGTGAAAAGCGTTTGCAACACTTCCTGAAGGCTTCAGGCGTACTCGTAGCAGCGGCATTGATAGGTGTAGCCATCAATATTTCGAACCTATACCATACTTGGGAATACCAGAAAGAAAGTATGCGCGGCAAGAGCGAACTGACAAAAGCCAACAGTGCCAACCAAACCAGTTCGGGACTCGACCGTGATTACATTACACAATGGAGCTACGGAGTAGACGAAACCCTGACGCTGCTTGTGCCAGACGCTAAGGGCGGCGCAAGTGTTCCGTTGAGTCAGAACGCAACGGCAATGGCAAAAGCCAATCCCGAAGTGCAAAATATGCTGCCGCAACTCTACGAAGCAGTGCCACAATATTTCGGAACGCAACCTGGTACGAGCGGTCCAGTCTATGTGGGAGCCTTCGTTCTCTTCCTCTTTGTGTTGGGCTTGTTCATTGTTAAGACTCCGTTGAAGTGGGCATTGTTGGCAGCAACCATTCTTTCCGTACTGCTTTCGTGGGGGCACAACTTCATGGGCTTCACCAATTTCTTCCTCGACTATGTGCCGATGTACGCTAAGTTCCGCACCGTAGCCAGCATATTGGTAATAGCAGAGTTTACCATTCCGTTGCTCGCAGCTCTTGCCTTAAAGCGCATTGTGGACGAACCGACGGTGCTGACAAAGAACATGAAGTTTGTTTATGCCAGTCTTGCGCTTACCGCAGGTGTAGCCCTCGTAATGGCATTGATGCCAAGTATGATGGGACCTTTCATATCAGAGCAAGAGCGTCAGATGCTTTCAGGCATTCAAGGTATGACACCCGATGTTCAGAATATGATGCTTTCGAGCATTGCCACCATGCGTGCTGCAATGGTAAGTGCCGATGCTTGGCGTTCAATTATCGTCATAATCATTGGTGTTGCCATGCTTTTGCTCTTTAAGGCACAGAAGATTAAGCCTCTTTATCTTATTGTTGGAATATCAGCTCTCTGCTTGATAGACCTTTGGCAAGTAGACAAACGCTACTTAAACGACGAGATGTTTGTACCTAAGAGCGAACGCGACACACCACAGCAGGCTACCGCAACCGATATGGAAATATTGAAAGACAAGGCTTTGTCGTACCGTGTGTTGAACTTCTCATCGGGCGCATTCAACGAAAACAATACGTCGTACTTCCACAAGAGCATTGGTGGCTATCACCCAGCCAAACTCCGTCGTTATCAGGAAATGATAGACAAGTACATCGCACCCGAAATGCAGGCAGCTATGCAAGCCATTGGAAGCAAGGGCGGTGTAATGTCGGAGGTAGACGGCAGAAAGGTTTTCCCTGTGCTGAATATGCTCAACGCCAAATACTTTATTGTTCCGTTGCAGGGCAATGCTACCACCCAACTTCAAAATCCGTATGCGCAAGGCAACGGCTGGTTTGTAGATAAACTTACCTATGTAGCTGATGCAAATGCCGAATACGCTGAAGTGGGCAAGATAGACGTTAGCCACGAAGCCGTAGCCGACAAGAAGTTTGAAGCCGTACTCGGGCAAACAGCAGCCAACGACTCTACCGCAAGCGTCGTGCTGACCAAGTACGAACCAAACAGTTTGACCTATACCGTGAACTCTGCAAAGGGTGGAGTGGTTGTATTCTCTGAGGTTTACTATCCCGGTTGGTCTGCTACCATAGACGGACAACCTGCCGAACTCGGTCGTGTGAACTATATTCTGCGTGCCCTGAACGTGAAAGCAGGCAAGCACGAAGTAGTGTTAGAGTTCCACCCATCGAGCATCAGTACTACCGAAACCATTGCTTATGTGGCACTTATAGCCCTTCTTCTTGCCATTTGTGCAGCCCTCTTTGTGGAATGGAAGAAGCAGAAGGCAGCGAAGGAATAA
- a CDS encoding HU family DNA-binding protein — MIEFTVKSKKQTVGKKKGQTVWYAHPKAKQNFTNKMVIDRIVRETSLSAGDVSNALISLGAIVRDALLMGASVDLGDLGSFRVYVPSKMADNEIDVCAETLKAPKIIFTPKTQMREAAKNVELSVDNPKRKKKKENNGTTPGGGGSEHP; from the coding sequence ATGATTGAGTTTACAGTGAAGTCGAAGAAACAGACCGTTGGCAAGAAAAAAGGGCAGACCGTATGGTATGCACACCCCAAGGCAAAACAGAACTTTACAAACAAGATGGTAATCGACCGCATCGTGCGCGAGACATCGCTCTCTGCGGGCGACGTGTCGAACGCCCTCATCTCGCTCGGCGCCATCGTGCGCGATGCGCTGTTGATGGGTGCAAGCGTAGACTTGGGAGACCTCGGTTCGTTCCGCGTGTATGTTCCTTCGAAGATGGCAGACAACGAAATCGACGTGTGCGCCGAAACGCTCAAGGCACCAAAGATTATATTCACGCCCAAGACGCAGATGCGCGAGGCTGCCAAGAACGTGGAGCTTAGCGTGGACAACCCCAAGCGCAAGAAAAAGAAGGAAAACAACGGCACTACGCCGGGCGGCGGAGGGAGCGAGCACCCATAG
- a CDS encoding DUF1599 domain-containing protein, which yields MSEQIKKTEQEFKEILNECQSLFSKKLHDYGASWRILRPSSLTDQLFIKAKRIRSIEITGENRVGESVRQEFIALINYGIIGLIQLERPFVDTVDITPDEAMALYEKHAKATYELMLKKNHDYGEAWRDMRVSSYTDFILTKIERVKEMEDLNGQTLVSEGIDSNYMDIIIYAVFGAIKLHNG from the coding sequence ATGTCAGAACAGATAAAAAAGACCGAACAGGAGTTTAAGGAAATTCTAAACGAATGCCAGTCGCTCTTCTCAAAGAAGTTGCACGACTATGGTGCTTCGTGGCGCATACTGCGTCCATCGTCGCTTACCGACCAGCTTTTTATCAAGGCAAAGCGCATTCGCTCGATAGAGATAACGGGCGAAAACCGTGTTGGCGAAAGTGTTCGGCAAGAGTTTATAGCCCTTATCAACTATGGAATCATAGGGCTTATACAGCTCGAACGTCCGTTTGTAGACACTGTGGATATAACGCCCGACGAAGCTATGGCACTCTACGAGAAGCATGCAAAGGCTACTTACGAGCTGATGCTGAAGAAGAACCACGACTACGGCGAGGCGTGGCGCGATATGCGTGTGAGCAGTTACACCGACTTTATCCTCACGAAGATAGAGCGTGTGAAGGAAATGGAAGACTTGAACGGACAGACATTGGTGAGCGAAGGCATTGATTCCAACTATATGGACATCATCATCTACGCTGTTTTTGGAGCAATAAAGCTGCATAATGGGTAA
- a CDS encoding BT_3928 family protein: MGKLKSILANICRLLLAATFIFSGFVKAIDPLGSQYKIGDYFAALGMAGKIPEWVQLILSISLSGLEFTLGVLLLLAIRRRLVSKLSFVLMLGMTVITLWLTISNPIQDCGCFGDAIHLTNSQTFAKNLVLLAAVVVVMRWPLYQVRFISKTNQWIATYFTMAFIIVVSLLSLYHLPLFDFRPYYIGQNIQKAMQIPKGAKPTKYKTTFICTKDGVQKEFDENNYPYNDTAWVFVDTKQEIVEKGYEPIIHDFSITNEQTGEDFTEKILSKDGYTFLLIAPFLEVAQDRNFGDIEGIYEYAKENGYAFYGLTSSTEKGIKHWRDITGAEYPFYTTDGTTLKTVIRSNPGLLLLYKGTIINKWNHNDIPKVEELNAPLSLLTIGHEPESSTWKKILTIVLCYLLPLVLLIIADRFWAWTKWVKKREQWIKEKEQWLVKNEQKRKLYQLLKRKRNMRKKIVAGNWKMNETLQEGVALATEINNALKTDKPNCDVVICTPFIHLASVANVLDKDLVKLGAEDCANKEKGAYTGEVSAAMVKSTGAEYVILGHSERRQYYGETAEILKEKVELALANGLKVIFCCGETLEEREANKQNEVVKAELEGSVFHLGAEAWKNIILAYEPIWAIGTGKTATSDQAEEMLAYIRSIVAEKYGKEAAEDTSILYGGSCKASNAPELFSKPNIDGGLIGGASLKAADFKGIIDAWKK, from the coding sequence ATGGGTAAACTGAAATCGATTTTAGCAAACATCTGTCGGTTGTTGCTTGCCGCAACATTCATTTTCTCTGGCTTCGTGAAAGCCATCGACCCGCTCGGCTCGCAATACAAGATAGGCGACTATTTCGCTGCCTTGGGTATGGCAGGAAAGATACCCGAATGGGTGCAACTCATTCTGTCTATCTCGCTTTCAGGCTTAGAGTTCACGTTGGGCGTGTTGCTCTTGCTGGCTATTCGTCGCCGTTTAGTGAGCAAATTGTCGTTCGTGCTGATGCTCGGAATGACGGTCATAACGCTGTGGCTCACCATTAGTAATCCTATACAGGACTGCGGTTGCTTTGGCGATGCGATACATCTGACGAACAGTCAGACCTTTGCGAAGAACTTGGTGCTGCTCGCTGCGGTTGTTGTCGTTATGCGGTGGCCACTCTATCAGGTGCGTTTCATCTCGAAAACCAACCAATGGATAGCCACTTACTTCACAATGGCGTTCATCATCGTGGTGTCGTTGCTGAGCCTTTACCACTTGCCGTTGTTCGATTTCCGTCCTTACTACATTGGGCAGAATATTCAGAAAGCAATGCAAATACCGAAGGGGGCAAAGCCAACAAAGTATAAAACAACGTTTATTTGCACGAAAGACGGTGTTCAGAAGGAATTTGACGAGAACAATTATCCATACAACGACACTGCTTGGGTGTTTGTAGACACGAAGCAGGAGATAGTGGAAAAAGGGTACGAGCCGATTATTCACGACTTCTCAATCACCAATGAGCAGACTGGCGAAGACTTTACAGAAAAGATATTGAGCAAAGACGGCTATACCTTCTTGCTGATAGCACCTTTCCTTGAAGTAGCACAAGACAGGAATTTCGGCGACATTGAAGGTATATACGAATATGCAAAGGAAAACGGCTATGCTTTCTACGGCTTGACATCGAGCACCGAAAAGGGCATAAAACACTGGCGCGACATAACGGGGGCGGAATATCCATTCTACACTACCGACGGTACGACGCTGAAAACCGTAATAAGAAGCAATCCCGGACTCTTGTTACTGTACAAGGGAACGATAATAAACAAGTGGAACCACAACGACATTCCGAAGGTGGAAGAGCTGAACGCACCTTTGTCGCTGCTCACCATTGGGCACGAACCCGAAAGCAGTACGTGGAAGAAAATACTGACAATAGTGCTTTGCTACTTGCTGCCACTCGTGCTGCTCATTATTGCCGACCGCTTTTGGGCGTGGACAAAATGGGTGAAGAAGCGCGAGCAGTGGATTAAGGAAAAGGAGCAATGGCTCGTAAAGAATGAACAGAAAAGGAAACTTTATCAACTTTTAAAACGTAAAAGAAATATGAGAAAGAAAATTGTAGCAGGTAACTGGAAGATGAACGAAACCCTGCAAGAAGGTGTTGCATTAGCAACAGAAATCAATAACGCTTTGAAGACAGACAAGCCTAACTGCGATGTTGTAATCTGCACTCCTTTTATTCACTTGGCAAGCGTTGCCAACGTGTTGGACAAGGACTTGGTAAAGCTTGGTGCAGAAGACTGTGCCAACAAGGAAAAAGGTGCCTACACAGGTGAGGTTTCTGCTGCAATGGTAAAGAGTACAGGTGCTGAATATGTTATTCTCGGACACTCTGAACGCCGTCAATACTATGGCGAAACAGCCGAAATATTGAAAGAAAAGGTAGAATTGGCACTCGCAAACGGCTTGAAGGTTATTTTCTGCTGTGGCGAAACGTTGGAAGAGCGTGAGGCAAACAAGCAGAACGAGGTGGTGAAGGCTGAACTCGAAGGTTCTGTTTTCCATCTTGGCGCAGAGGCTTGGAAGAACATTATCCTTGCTTACGAGCCAATCTGGGCTATCGGAACAGGAAAGACTGCTACATCTGACCAAGCAGAGGAAATGCTTGCATACATTCGTTCAATCGTAGCAGAGAAGTATGGCAAAGAGGCTGCCGAAGATACAAGCATTCTTTATGGTGGTAGCTGCAAGGCAAGCAATGCACCTGAATTATTCTCAAAGCCTAATATTGATGGTGGTTTGATAGGTGGTGCTTCGTTGAAAGCTGCCGATTTCAAGGGTATCATCGATGCTTGGAAGAAGTAA
- a CDS encoding SPOR domain-containing protein, which produces MKKFLTILVVALLSCLAVGAQGTVTVTQSEDIDALVNGKKNAKANKKKPQPQPQGAVKKLTVPSAVIPRVEPRIEAPTPSPAPRTASTRTKLVRKKVRRPLIDPTDGTTIRQTVTKRVAKGVRKVRGFRVLAYSGGNTREARKEAERWGQKAKQILQTEPIYVHFYSPRWMCQVGNFTNYEQAQKVMRKLKKEGFTHANIIRTMVTIETTEVLGDAYGMDY; this is translated from the coding sequence ATGAAGAAATTCCTTACCATATTGGTCGTCGCACTCCTTAGCTGTCTGGCTGTTGGTGCACAAGGTACTGTTACTGTAACGCAGAGTGAGGATATTGACGCGTTGGTGAACGGAAAGAAAAATGCTAAAGCGAACAAGAAGAAACCACAACCGCAGCCACAAGGAGCGGTGAAAAAACTAACTGTACCTTCGGCAGTTATTCCACGAGTAGAGCCTCGTATCGAAGCACCGACACCATCTCCAGCACCGCGCACTGCGTCTACGCGTACGAAACTTGTACGAAAGAAGGTTCGCCGCCCACTTATCGACCCCACTGATGGTACTACAATCAGGCAAACGGTAACGAAACGTGTGGCAAAAGGTGTAAGGAAAGTAAGGGGATTTCGCGTGTTGGCTTATTCAGGAGGCAATACAAGAGAAGCCCGAAAGGAAGCTGAAAGATGGGGACAGAAGGCTAAACAGATATTACAAACAGAGCCCATATACGTTCATTTCTATTCTCCTCGCTGGATGTGTCAAGTAGGAAACTTCACAAACTACGAACAGGCGCAGAAGGTAATGAGGAAGTTGAAGAAGGAAGGATTTACCCATGCCAACATTATCAGAACGATGGTAACGATAGAAACAACTGAAGTGCTTGGCGATGCATACGGAATGGATTACTAA
- the folE gene encoding GTP cyclohydrolase I FolE translates to MTSNIEFREGLDELAGHYRHVLQLLGEDPSREGLEKTPMRVAKAMQVLTRGYTQDPHKVLTDALFAEKYDQMVIVKDIDFFSMCEHHMLPFYGKAHVAYIPNGYITGLSKVARVVDIFSHRLQVQERLTQQIKDCIQDTLHPLGTMVVVEAKHMCMQMRGIEKQNSITTTSAFSGAFNQAKTREEFMNLVHSDTMRI, encoded by the coding sequence ATGACATCAAATATAGAATTCCGCGAAGGTCTCGACGAACTCGCAGGACATTACCGACACGTATTGCAACTTTTAGGAGAAGACCCCAGCAGAGAAGGACTTGAAAAGACACCTATGCGTGTGGCAAAAGCGATGCAAGTGCTGACACGAGGTTATACACAAGACCCACACAAAGTGCTTACCGATGCACTGTTTGCTGAAAAATACGACCAAATGGTAATTGTAAAAGACATCGATTTCTTCTCTATGTGCGAACACCATATGCTGCCTTTCTACGGCAAAGCGCACGTTGCATACATTCCCAACGGATATATTACAGGCTTGAGCAAGGTTGCACGCGTGGTAGATATATTCAGTCATCGTCTGCAAGTGCAAGAAAGATTGACGCAACAGATTAAGGATTGCATACAAGATACATTACACCCACTCGGCACAATGGTAGTGGTAGAGGCGAAACACATGTGTATGCAGATGCGTGGCATAGAGAAACAAAACTCTATTACAACAACAAGTGCGTTCAGCGGAGCATTCAATCAGGCGAAAACGCGTGAGGAATTTATGAATCTTGTGCATTCTGATACAATGCGAATATAA
- a CDS encoding exodeoxyribonuclease III — protein sequence MKFISWNVNGLRACVTKGFKESFAEIDADFFCLQETKMQAGQLDIAFDGYESYWNYADKKGYSGTAIFTKHKPLSVSYGLGIDEHDHEGRVITLEMEKFYLVTCYTPNAQDGLKRLDYRMQWEDDFQAYVKRLDEKKPVIVCGDLNVAHEEIDLKNPKTNRKNAGFSDEERAKMTQFLGNGFIDSFRTLYPEQVTYSWWSYRFKAREKNAGWRIDYFLLSNRLREQLVDAKIHTEVYGSDHCPVEVELNL from the coding sequence ATGAAGTTTATTTCATGGAATGTAAACGGTCTTCGGGCTTGTGTTACAAAGGGATTCAAAGAAAGTTTTGCAGAGATTGATGCAGATTTCTTTTGCTTGCAGGAAACAAAGATGCAGGCAGGACAACTCGATATAGCCTTCGATGGTTACGAGTCGTATTGGAATTATGCCGACAAGAAAGGTTATTCGGGCACGGCAATCTTCACGAAGCACAAGCCTTTGAGTGTTTCTTATGGATTAGGAATAGACGAACACGACCACGAAGGTAGGGTTATTACGCTCGAAATGGAGAAGTTCTACCTTGTTACGTGCTACACTCCCAATGCGCAAGACGGCTTGAAGCGATTGGATTACAGAATGCAATGGGAAGACGACTTCCAAGCATACGTAAAACGATTGGACGAGAAAAAGCCTGTAATAGTGTGTGGCGACTTGAATGTTGCACACGAGGAAATCGACTTAAAGAACCCTAAGACGAACCGCAAGAATGCTGGCTTCTCCGATGAGGAAAGAGCAAAAATGACGCAGTTTCTTGGAAACGGCTTCATCGACAGTTTCCGAACGCTTTACCCAGAGCAGGTTACTTATTCGTGGTGGTCGTACCGTTTCAAGGCAAGAGAGAAGAATGCAGGGTGGCGTATCGACTATTTCTTGTTGTCGAACCGTCTGCGCGAGCAGCTTGTCGATGCTAAAATACATACGGAAGTGTATGGCAGCGACCACTGTCCTGTCGAGGTTGAACTGAATTTGTAG
- a CDS encoding SGNH/GDSL hydrolase family protein: MREQSKILLLLVVVLAIVIGYAVVPGEVSFGKFSLKKINLTQLRKADKTDSVALAKRKEKKLYRRNQTFLFIGDSMVEGLSRRLGDYAKENGHKLYTVIWYGSTTEKWANSQTIEHFIKQYKPTYILLCLGSNELFINDLDAREANIKAIVAKLGNYPYVWISPASWNGDTGIINLMKKHTKQGCFFDSRGLKLKRGPDRYHPTWKAAALWLNKVAAFMGSSKAAYPVVLKTPKQYHKATNTKLLQPSFKGF, encoded by the coding sequence GTGCGCGAGCAAAGCAAGATTCTTCTGCTGTTGGTTGTCGTATTGGCAATCGTCATAGGCTATGCAGTTGTGCCAGGGGAAGTGTCTTTTGGCAAGTTCTCGCTAAAGAAAATCAACCTTACACAACTGCGAAAAGCTGATAAAACCGATTCGGTTGCACTTGCTAAGCGAAAGGAAAAGAAGCTGTATAGGCGCAATCAGACGTTTTTATTCATAGGCGATTCAATGGTAGAAGGCTTGTCTCGACGACTCGGCGACTATGCAAAGGAGAACGGACACAAGCTCTATACCGTTATTTGGTATGGTTCTACCACCGAAAAGTGGGCAAATTCGCAAACGATAGAGCATTTCATAAAGCAGTATAAGCCTACTTACATCTTGCTTTGCTTGGGTAGCAACGAGCTTTTCATTAACGATTTAGATGCAAGAGAGGCGAATATAAAGGCGATAGTAGCGAAATTGGGCAACTATCCTTACGTTTGGATAAGTCCTGCGAGCTGGAATGGCGACACAGGAATTATCAATTTGATGAAGAAGCATACGAAGCAAGGTTGCTTCTTTGACAGTAGAGGACTGAAATTGAAGCGCGGTCCCGACCGTTATCACCCAACTTGGAAGGCTGCTGCGTTGTGGCTGAACAAGGTTGCTGCATTTATGGGAAGTTCAAAAGCGGCTTATCCCGTAGTGTTGAAAACTCCAAAACAATACCATAAGGCAACGAATACAAAACTCTTACAACCTTCTTTCAAGGGATTTTAA
- a CDS encoding MBOAT family O-acyltransferase, translated as MIDLQQTTNALLSFLTTPNKDWSFCTLSFMVAFLVFFAVYLYINRYRKAWLKAYVVLFGLLFAYKANGALMVLLPITTLLSWFLTKKMMRLRRGKPRRIGLSLVILIELLPLLYYKYTNFTLDILNHLLQSNFAPLQLLLPIGISFYTFQAISYTVDVYKERFPKATGLLEYTFYLTFFPLLIAGPITRAKILIPQIDAPQPNNKQLINTGLWLIICGLLKKALVADYLAQYNNWIFADPLAYTGFENLMGVLGFTLQIYCDFSGYSDMAIGIAALMGFQLPNNFNSPYQSLNLTEFWHRWHITLSQWFRDYVYIPLGGNRKGELKTYRNTFITMIVAGLWHGASGMFVLWGILHGIGLTIHKFFQNRGFSKVPNTIYVKAICWTITFTYISVAWVFFRSQDLSTAFSIIGKITTDLHFVDVQNFINTRLLWIMLLAVSLELHSIRQSDYKWLQQKFISLPWVAKLMIFLLVLQLVINFSQNSVQPFIYTRF; from the coding sequence ATGATAGATTTACAGCAGACAACAAACGCATTGCTTTCCTTTTTGACTACCCCAAATAAGGATTGGTCGTTCTGCACGCTGTCGTTTATGGTTGCCTTTCTTGTGTTTTTTGCGGTTTATCTCTATATAAACCGTTATAGAAAGGCGTGGCTGAAAGCCTATGTCGTACTTTTCGGATTGCTTTTTGCCTATAAAGCGAACGGTGCTCTGATGGTTTTGCTGCCCATAACAACATTACTTTCGTGGTTCCTGACCAAGAAGATGATGCGGTTACGGCGTGGAAAGCCACGCAGAATAGGGCTTTCGCTCGTTATCCTGATTGAACTTTTACCGCTGCTTTACTATAAGTACACCAATTTCACGCTCGATATTTTAAATCATCTGCTGCAAAGCAATTTCGCGCCTTTGCAGCTGTTGTTGCCCATCGGTATTTCGTTCTATACCTTCCAAGCCATTAGCTACACGGTTGATGTGTATAAAGAGCGTTTCCCAAAGGCGACGGGTTTGCTGGAATACACCTTTTATCTTACTTTCTTTCCGTTGCTGATAGCAGGTCCAATTACACGTGCCAAGATTTTAATTCCGCAAATAGACGCACCGCAACCAAACAATAAGCAACTCATAAATACGGGTCTGTGGCTCATTATCTGTGGCTTGCTGAAGAAAGCATTGGTAGCCGACTACTTGGCGCAATATAACAATTGGATATTTGCAGACCCATTGGCTTACACGGGTTTCGAGAACTTAATGGGTGTCTTGGGCTTTACCTTGCAAATCTATTGCGATTTTTCGGGTTATAGCGATATGGCGATTGGCATTGCAGCACTTATGGGCTTCCAGCTGCCTAACAACTTCAACTCTCCGTATCAGAGTCTGAATCTGACGGAGTTCTGGCATCGTTGGCACATCACGCTTTCGCAATGGTTCCGCGATTATGTTTATATACCATTGGGTGGAAACCGAAAAGGCGAGTTAAAGACCTATCGGAACACATTTATAACAATGATAGTGGCAGGGTTGTGGCACGGTGCATCGGGTATGTTCGTGTTGTGGGGAATCCTGCACGGTATTGGTTTGACAATCCATAAGTTCTTCCAGAACAGGGGCTTTAGCAAAGTTCCCAATACAATATATGTGAAAGCTATTTGTTGGACAATAACTTTCACATACATATCTGTTGCTTGGGTGTTCTTTCGTTCGCAAGACCTTAGCACTGCTTTCAGTATAATTGGTAAGATTACTACCGACTTGCATTTCGTAGATGTTCAGAATTTCATCAATACACGCTTGCTTTGGATAATGCTGTTGGCTGTCAGTCTTGAACTGCATTCTATTCGTCAGAGCGATTACAAGTGGCTTCAACAGAAGTTCATCTCGTTGCCGTGGGTGGCAAAATTAATGATATTCTTGCTTGTTTTGCAGCTTGTTATCAATTTTAGTCAGAACAGTGTGCAGCCCTTTATATACACTCGGTTTTAA
- a CDS encoding DUF4251 domain-containing protein: MKKIVILLLSAVVLFGCATVYRDSEGNIVPREKMEVLKAAAVKGHLTEKRFRIFVDKIYPMGMSARTLNEDYVIEVSRDSIGMVLPYVGRLDRAPIDGRVGIEVLSPIYSYTSEPIKNGERILIETRDQTETYLIVLNIYDDGSANINLKSNIRAAIGYSGMMQLNDRFVPKRMK, from the coding sequence ATGAAAAAGATTGTAATCTTATTATTGTCGGCAGTCGTTCTGTTCGGCTGTGCAACTGTCTATCGCGATTCTGAAGGCAACATTGTGCCACGCGAAAAGATGGAAGTACTGAAGGCGGCAGCCGTGAAAGGGCACTTGACCGAAAAGAGATTTCGCATTTTCGTGGATAAAATATACCCGATGGGAATGTCGGCACGCACTTTAAACGAAGACTACGTGATAGAAGTCAGCCGCGATTCTATCGGTATGGTGCTTCCTTATGTAGGCAGACTTGACCGTGCGCCTATTGACGGACGTGTGGGAATAGAAGTTTTATCGCCCATATACAGCTACACGAGCGAACCAATAAAGAATGGCGAGCGTATCTTGATTGAAACACGAGACCAAACAGAAACCTATCTCATCGTTTTAAACATCTACGATGATGGCTCTGCGAACATAAACTTGAAATCGAATATAAGAGCAGCGATAGGTTATTCGGGTATGATGCAACTGAACGATAGGTTTGTTCCGAAACGTATGAAATAG